Proteins found in one Plasmodium sp. gorilla clade G2 genome assembly, chromosome: 14 genomic segment:
- a CDS encoding gamete egress and sporozoite traversal protein, putative, which translates to MNKFTYCIALLIAIVLPISSIQLHSVNNAPLNYIEIGDTLSNKVGELWHSHLNSFIDIVSTKVVNKLEDDLSNSKDLEKFMILLEDDADIFDASAYEGKNLALIQTEFIRKLKDKFKNSKFGQKLKKLGSKAKEKLLSLYHKHKGKLRHFFSILLKSLVIPLAVQFIRKNLNKWKQKTLEATQKLDQQSKDIAQPIINRLYNSFEDKIEEYSQENKINVDEELNALGQLDKDKQDIQKLEQQEKALLQ; encoded by the exons atgaataaatttaCGTATTGTATTGCCCTCTTGATAGCAATAGTTCTTCCTATAAGTTCTATACAACTTCATTCTGTAAATAATGCTCCCTTAAATTATATTGAAA ttGGAGACACGCTTTCCAATAAAGTTGGTGAATTATGGCATAGTCATTTAAACTCATTTATAGATATTGTATCTACAAAAGTTGTTAACAAATTAGAAGATGACTTATCAAATAGCAAAGACTTGGAAAAATTCATGATTCTATTAGAG GATGATGCTGATATTTTTGATGCAAGCGCATATGAGGGTAAAAATCTTGCACTTATACAAACTGAATTTATTAGAAAATTAAAGgacaaatttaaaaatagtaAATTTGgacaaaaattaaagaaactTGGATCAAAGGCAAAGGAAAAGCTTCTTAGTTTATATCACAAACATAAAGGAAAACTTAGACATTTCTTTAGCATACTTCTAAAAAGCTTAGTCATTCCATTAGCTGTTCAATTTATAAGAAAGAATTTAAACAAATGGAAACAGAAAACATTAGAAGCTACTCAGAAATTAGATCAACAATCAAAGGATATAGCACAACCAATTATAAATAGATTATATAACAGTTTCGAAGATAAAATTGAAGAATATTCTcaggaaaataaaataaatgtagaTGAGGAATTGAATGCACTTGGACAATTAGATAAGGATAAACAagatatacaaaaattaGAACAGCAAGAAAAAGCTCTATTACaataa